The following proteins are co-located in the Vidua macroura isolate BioBank_ID:100142 chromosome 1, ASM2450914v1, whole genome shotgun sequence genome:
- the THUMPD2 gene encoding THUMP domain-containing protein 2 isoform X2, translating into MLHEIKSLVIEDPKYWLDIISVWRKLHGHKRKTDDGFQESTLALKRKSEEETNTASKRQKTEQVRAVVSEECQVGAVETCEAPDRMSRQECWIESRPSSEFPSRGSGEDPAANEELSFSFRVSCRCSGAIARILTSQEVGRAIGTALVKQCGWRADLRDPDLEIFVHLNDIHSVVGIPLFRLPLANREYIRTAGLRSTVAWAMASLAEIRAGALVLDPMCGLGTILLEAAKEWPEAYYWGADISDSQLEGADGNIRTAGFMDKIELLKASVKALPLPSESFDSVISDIPFGKKFKTTSDAQLLPDILQEMERVLRVGGTLVLLLSQELHRRVDGLTRCAGGDPAETSADGDSGAAPAQAMDGLTRCAEGASADGDSGAAPAQAMDGLTRCAEGASADGDSGAAPSVDGNSSSLAQGGGEPIISRHFGSLLPEGVYAISLGKTDAFIHKYRKVSPAGSSRTGTGSCPSTGTLPGTGSFELKELESQEASGAAGQDSEELC; encoded by the exons atGCTTCATGAAATTAAAAGCCTTGTCATTGAGGACCCAAAATACTGGCTGGATATTATCTCTGTTTGGAGAAAGCTTCATGGACACAAGAGGAAAACAGATGATGGCTTTCAAGAAAGCACATTGGCTCTGAAGAGAAAGTCAGAAGAAGAGACAAATACTGCAagtaaaaggcagaaaacagagcaagtGAGAGCAGTTGTGTCTGAGGAGTGTCAGGTGGGAGCTGTAGAGACCTGTGAGGCACCAGACAGAATGAGCAGGCAGGAGTGCTGGATTGAGAGCAGGCCTTCCTCAGAATTCCCTTCCAGAGGCAGTGGAGAGGATCCTGCTGCTAATGAGGAGCTTAGCTTCAGCTTCAGAGTGTCTTGTCGTTGCAGTGGAGCAATTGCCAGAATACTGACTTCACAG GAGGTCGGAAGAGCCATTGGCACGGCGCTGGTGAAGCAGTGCGGGTGGCGTGCTGATCTGCGGGACCCTGACCTGGAG ATCTTTGTACATCTTAATGACATTCACTCTGTGGTGGGGATTCCTCTTTTCAG ACTGCCATTGGCAAACAGAGAGTATATCAGAACAGCAGGACTGCGGTCAACAGTGGCATGGGCCATGGCATCTCTGGCTGAAATCAGG GCTGGTGCCCTTGTGCTGGATCCCATGTGTGGGCTTGGAACAATCCTGCTGGAGGCTGCCAAGGAGTGGCCT GAAGCCTATTACTGGGGTGCTGATATAAGTGACTCGCAGTTAGAGGGTGCAGATGGCAATATCAGAACTGCAGGCTTCATGGACAAGATTGAGCTGCTGAAAGCTTCTGTGAAAG cactgccattGCCTTCAGAAAGCTTTGACAGCGTTATTTCGGATATTCCATTTGGGAAGAAGTTCAAGACCACGAGTgatgcccagctcctgccagatATTCTCCAGGAAATGGAGAG AGTGCTTCGTGTTGGAGGGACCCTGGTGttgctgctgagccaggagctCCACAGACGCGTGGATGGTTTGACCAGGTGTGCGGGAGGTGACCCTGCTGAGACCTCTGCTGATGGTGACAgtggagcagcccctgcacaaGCCATGGATGGTTTGACCAGGTGTGCTGAAGGTGCCTCTGCTGATGGTGACAgtggagcagcccctgcacaaGCCATGGATGGTTTGACCAGGTGTGCTGAAGGTGCCTCTGCTGATGGTGACAGTGGAGCAGCCCCGAGCGTGGATGGGAATTCGTCCTCCTTGGCACAGGGAGGTGGAGAACCCATTATCAGCAGACATTTTGGGTCTCTGCTGCCAGAGGGTGTTTATGCCATTAGCCTGGGCAAGACTGATGCTTTCATACACAAATACAGGAAGGTgtctcctgctgggagcagcagaactGGGACTGGGAGCTGTCCCAGTACTGGGACACTCCCTGGAACTGGGAGCTTTGAGCTGAAGGAACTTGAATCCCAAGAGgcttcaggagcagcagggcaggactcAGAGGAGCTCTGCTGA